In Tripterygium wilfordii isolate XIE 37 chromosome 17, ASM1340144v1, whole genome shotgun sequence, the genomic window GAACAGATTCGATACACAGTCTATATGTTATTATAGATCAATTTTCAAGTTTCACAGTTCTTTCTGTTATAATTCCTGTGATTTTTGTCAGAATTATTTTCTGAAGTGTAGATTATAAAGCTATGGCACAGCAAATCTTTgattcctttatttttctatagaAACTTTAATACAGGCAGTGTCCTAGTGGAATTGTTGCTATGCGGAATTCATTGATTTTGGATCGATGTTGCTTTGCAAGTAGTGTCAATTTTGATTCTCGTTCAGCCCTTTTAATTGTTAACAAGCCTTCAGTTCCTTACTCCAGCTAGGGTTTCGAATTTCGACTAAATTCAGTGGATATGCAGCTCACCCTTGAATTCGGGTAATTCTTTCTCCATTTACTTTCTGTTGTTTCATCTGATTTTCTTATGCCCTGCAAATGCATCAGCTTTGTTGTTTTGTTAATGAACGATGACAGATAAGTTGAAGAATAAAGAAAACGATTCTCCTAAATTTGCATGAAGAACTGCGTTAAAACTTTTCTTGCATTCAAAAGCAAACAGAATGCATTTTACTCAATTGCTTAGTTCTTGCCATGATTCCTTGATTGACTTGAATTACTACGAGATGTTTCCCAAGTATTGTTGATGTTCTCATAATTTCTCAAGTCTTATTTAGGTTTCTGATGAACTGTTATGTTATAGCTCTCCACTCAGTACCCctttttttgttgatgtgggCATGCCTTGTTTCTCTTCTGATGCAGTGGTGGTTTAGAGCTTCTTTGTGATTCTGTGAAGATACATAACATAAATGTTGCTCTTCAAAATGGGATTGAGAAGGTAGATTCTTTTCGAAAAAGGATacccaaataggatataacatgAATAAGCTTTGCTCTGTTTAAGCTTACTTATTTCTGCACTCGGACAGTTAACCATGAAAGATTTGCTCTCTTGGGTCCGTACCAATTTGATCAAGGAGAGACCTGAAATGTTCATGAAGGGAGATTCCGTGTAAGCCTaaatattttcttgaaattacTTGTATTTCAACTGAGGCATTCACTTATTACCCGCTATATTAATTTAATGGAACCTCAGCCATTTGTACCCCAAAAgaggttttaaaaaaatacaaacagaaGTGTAGCCTGCAACGCTCGGAATGAAACTTCAAAAATACTAATGCAGCCTTTTAATTTGTTACTTCTGTATGTTAGTTGATGAGGCTATGGTTTGTTTTGCAGGAGGCCTGGTGTTTTAGTCCTCGTTAATGATTGTGACTGGGAGCTGAGTGGCCAACTTGATACAACTCTGGAAGAGAAGGATGTGGTTGTCTTTATTTCTACCTTGCATGGTGGATAATACCTAAACAATTAGTATACTTTTCCTTGGCTACTAGTCATTGCTGTCACAAGGTTGACCATACCATAAAACAAACCCTGCCTTATCGTTACATGCATCAGATGGAGAGTTTTTGTGTTTCAGTACTCATTAGTTTCTACATGTCTTTGCTCGATGATTCTGTGCTTTTTTTTATACCACAGACCATAAGTACGAGTTAAATGCAAAGTCAAGTACGAGTTAAATGCAAAGTCAAGAGAGTACATCTTTGTAacttttagagtgtgtttggattaatGTATAACTAGGAACTGCTTGGTATTGTGTTGTGTTGCTGGTGAGGAAACTGAAACTGTTGGGAGTTTGGACTTTAACAGAATTCATACCTTGTGGACCCTTTGAGTACATCGTCGTaaactttaagaacaaagtgccaCAAACTTTTAAGAACTTGATTCGAATTCCATATCACAGTTTTCCACAAAATAAATTAGATTAGAGGGCATTCTCTTTGGAACGACATTTATCAGTTTCCCATCTATCACTAGAGAGGAAATAATCAATATTGAACCTACTTAGTTGCTCACAAACAACCAATGCCAATCTTAGCTAGCGCACGAGGCAGAGATGAGAAATATGGTCACAAACATGATGCAGATAAAAGTTAGAAGACCTCAAAATATACAGTTTCATCGCACAAGGCAACGAAGAATAAATAGGCATCACCACTTCAACGAAAACGTTTGAAATGCCTGAGTATCAATACTCcaaaaaataactaaaatatCCTCTCTACATTCAAATAGTGCGATCCAATTATTCCAATTGGTGTACATATACTACccgaaaagtgaaaaatattGGCAGCTCAATGTTGGAGGATGCCACCTGATAGTATTGGTAGCAAAGAATGGGAAAAAAGAGGGGCCACCAAAAAGTGGTGCATGAGGAAAAATTTAGATTTTTTGCTTTCCTTTTCGGAGTTTCTCTAGTTCTGTTTCAGTATCTTTCAACTGTTGCCTTAGTGTGGATACCTTTCTCTCCAGCTCTTCCACCGTGTTTCTATGGGTTGAAGGTTCATATGGTCTCACAAAATGATGCGAAAATGATTTCAAAGCTTCGACCCCAGTAACCTATGACATCCACAACAACCATGTCAAAGGGCTGAGAGTTAAAAGGAAAATTCTAAAGCTATATATTCACTGATAAAAGATCAGGAAAGAGAccagaatttttaaaaaaagaattaaagaaCTCAGCAGGGTTTACAAACTAATGGTGAAGCTCTAAGACAAAGTAAAGCTCCAATAAATATAAACAGATGCTAGAATCAACCATGTAAGCAAACTAGCCCTCCAGGAAGTAGAATTCCACGTTGGTTCTATTCAGAGAACCATAACGAACGgcaggaaaaaataaattttaacttGAAATTTGTTGATGAATGTCTTGGCACTGTTTCATGCATGCTCAATGTTATACATAATTACATACTAGCacacaaattcaaaattctCTTTAGTTTCTTCAGTATGGCAATGGAGAGTTACCTCTTCTGGCAACAATGGTAGCTTAGTGATGTTAAAGTCATCATACAACATGTAAAACTGATCAAGGTACTTTTGCTGCATCTGCATTCTGGCTTTCAGCAACTTTGATTCAACATCTATAATGACAGTACGGATCAGTAAGGTCCATTTCTTATTCAATGTGAGTATCAAAGGTAAAAATAAGCAGAATGACAAAGACGGCAATCACACCTTCTTCATCAAAAAGAACTTGGTTAATGATGATGTTGTGAGTGTCTATCTCAAACTTCGTGAGTTCCTGCACCAGTCTCTCTGTTTCATATAGAGAGAGGAACTCCGGAATGCAAACACAGACAAAGGTTGTCAAATCCTGTCGAAGAAAACTGTGAGTGcaataggaaaaagaaaatgataacgaagaaattatatattataaagaAATTAAACCGAAACAGTAAAAGGTGGGCTGAATACCAAGGACATGTCTAGAAACTAACGAGGACCAACACCAATATTTAAAGAAAATGATTTCTTATCCAAATAAAATACATTACAAACttgtaatgtttcataaccataaaaaaaaaaaaaaaaactcgaatGGCTAGTCTAAACATGATAACACTTTCCAAAATAACAACATGCTATAAGATTTAACTCCAAGAATAGAAGAAACCCTTGTTCTTGTTTGCTAGTGCTATTCCATCATTTGCTTTCATGGAATCTAAGGTACTGAAGAATGTAGTAAGTGGTGAGGGATTAGTTGGGAGCAAGGAGTCGAGACACTGTTTCAGCAATAGTAGGGCCATCAAAAGGAAACAGTAGGGAACATCTCGCATCTCAAGAATCGATAGATGGTGGGCAGGGAGGGCTTTTTCAGTAGGGCCTCTTCTTTTGGTTAAgaggcatcactaccttatttGCAGGTTCGAATGAGCTAGCTTTATCTGCTTTCTGATCTGCGTTTTTTAGCAAGGTATGGAATGTAATGTCAAATAGACGACCATCCAGAAAAAGTGCACACAGCAGTTACTGCCAACTGCTTTGTGCCTCAAGTACAGCAAAGTTTGCATCACAATAAGAAGGAAGTCACATTTCAGAAATTTCAGGGAACAGAGGTTTTAATACATATACTAGTAGTCTACTTTATAGTTCCTGGAGTTGTTTGTGAATATATTGAAACCTTCTAGTGTGCTTTAAATACTATACTAAGGTTTATACTGTCATTGCTTCACAATTAATCCAGGTTACCTACTTTGgtcactttttctttttgaatgaaaaagaatTTTTATTCAAGGCCACCATATTTTTTCCTGGTCATTAAGGTACAAATAAGCAAATTTGGCACCGGAACGATtaagaataaagaaatcaagaaagatTCCAATTCACCAACGAAATCAAGCAACATATAtatgattctctctctctatatatatataagaatataTAATACAATATATTAAGAgataaatgtcccacatcgtcTAGTTTGAGTGAATTGTATGTGCACATATGTGATACCCTCTCCTCTATCTAATAGGTCCTTTTAGAGAGTATATGCCACTTAtgagccatatatatatatataaacaacatTAAGATCTGACATCAATGAATTTCAAAATGATAATACTTGTAATGAGCTTGTCAAAGTGAGATCTTACTGGGTCTTTAAACTGcttatttacttgttcaatGACATCTTTCATGCCTTCGAGCCGTCCCATAATTGCATCCTCACCAAACTCATCTCCCATACCAAAGATACGGGTCATCTGCCACAAAACTTTCAGAACTTATGAATTGCATCATAACACATGCAGCAAGATGCCAAGAACAAATAAGTAACTGGAAAAATTACAGTTTTGAGGGGGAATAAAAATATCGAGGACCAAAGGCAGGGTTTTGAGTCAATTTTTTGCATAtaggaaaataagaaaattggaATTTCACCCTCACATCAGCATTGTCAAAGCGAAAGTAACAAAATATGCTTTTTAAGTCCAAAAGGTGAAGCAGTGGAGTACAGAGAACAGTAACATAACCATTTGCAGCactaaagagagaacaaaaataaggaaaagctCAAATGCAACCTAGATATGGGGTCTTGCTACAAGGAAACCATAAATATCTGGTTCCAAACTTGAAGTTTTGGTCTTCTGCAGATTGTAATCATAATAATTCTAACTTCCTAGAAGAGGATAATCGTACTTCCTCTTGACATACTTGGGAGGTATCTCCAGTTGCCATTCTCCAATAAATTTTCTTGTATTCAAAAAGGAATTGGGTTGAAGCTATGATGAGTTGGGGTCTCGTACTTATGAAAAAGGCTATAATGATGTTTGAACTCCTGGATGAAAGCAAGAACTATCAAGGAAGAGGTGTGGGCACTGGGCATGAGAGTTCCTTCCAAAACAAAGATCTGATCAGTATAATCCCATTGGCCATCAGCGGGCTGACCTGGAAAGGGAGAAACAAAAGagattttgaaggaaaaaaatgagCTTTAGTGATTTTGAAAAGGATTAGTTAGATTGTATTTCTTTTTGGCCTAGTGGGCCTCTAAGAAGTATTAGCATCAACACTTCTCCGGCATCTGATGCTTTGTCAGGTGCCTAGGTTGTATTCTGGAGACACCTTCTTGGTGCCTTAATGAATTCATTCCATCATTCGAAAAATAATATAGGGCTAAAGCAGGGTTAGTGTGGGACCAAAGCCCataattgaaaatgaaaaatcactGGGGGAAATCTTGAGATAAAAAGGTTTTTCAAGAGGAATGTTTCCTACAATCAACCCGAATACAGATAATTTGCTGGTGATACTAATTTAAAAAGTACACTAAATCAGGATTTAGGCAAAATGACTACCTGCGAGTGAGTAAGGAAATCAGCATTATTCACTAACCCAAATGCATGATGATTAAACAGTACCAGCCGTTTGAAAGTGTTAGGCCACAAAAATATCAATTATGACATAAATGGAGTTGAGCAAAAAATAAAGGTTCCAACTTGATAGTGATAACTATCGAAGGCTTAAAGCAGATCATCACACACAATAGAACTTGAAGGACATACCTGGCTCAATAAGCCaccaaatttatttttcaaggaCATCATTTTCCCAAGCCCTTTCTCTAAGGTTGAAGGAAACTGTAATAGCCTTAGTGTATGGCCTGTAGGAGCTGTATCAAATACTATAACAGAATAATCCATTGTTTGCACCAATCTGCAGGAGATAATTTATGCAGATAGCATTAGATTAATAGATACAAGAAGGATTCTCATGCTGGCATATGAAACAAAGTCTACAAACAATCTAAAACCCTAAAGGACTGATAAACAAGTTACTTTCAGAAATATACGTGAAAAGAAATGAATGCATAAATGCGATTAAAGTTCTGAGTACTATAAAACAGAGCAACTATGTGGATGACTAGGCACAACACTGGAAAAAATGTGTGATAGATGAATCCTTGACCCATTACAGGCATAATTTTACAGTATTGTGCTAGCAAAAATTAAACTTAGTTGTGCTTTACAGCAATTGACATGAAAATAATGTATTTTGCTGCAAATTATCAAACAATGTTGGATTTAACGGCGAGAATCATGAAAATGATTTAGCCTCTATAAGACTAATCAAACAGCAAAAATGCTCAGAAGTCACAAGTGACTTCAGTCATGAAATCTGGTACTCATTGTGGTTCGTCAATCAACTATGGCTAGAGCATGCATACGTGCGACAATAGGTCTGCCTATCATTAGTATAAATTggactctttctttttttgactgATGGTACATGGAGTAGCAGTCAACAGAGCCCACAAATTTAAAATCCCAACTCCATAAGATTATCTTAACTAAGAATTGTTTGATCACGATGGTTTTAATCCACTTAGTAAAAATGGCTTTGGTTCTTACTTCAACATCTCAGCAAAGCTCATGGCCTCGTCGATTCCAGGTATTGCATTGGAAAGCTCAGAAAACAAACTATCCATCCCATCATTATTATTCCCCATGTCTTCATTCTCGACAGTAGGATCCACCTCCTGTGAAGAAAACACCCAAAGTGTCAAAATCATATAATACCTGAAACAACGAATAAACCATTAGGAGCTAGAACATCAACTCAGaactagaaaaagaaaatagaaaaatgcACACACTGGAAAACTAACATACCTACAAATAGAAATACACAAGGAGTGCCCTACTTATTCTGTCTTAATGGAAAATACGAAAGAATCCAAACAAGACCGTCAAAAATCCCAACCCTACTCACATCCatgatattgttcgctttgagtTTGCTGGTTCCTGTGGGTATATCGGGCcagcacgactttgtttctccctagCTAGTAAGTGGGCCaaggcccaactcacttaactaAGGAAAAGGCTTCAGACATGTGAGAGGGGGCTCACTCTTATAAACCCACATCTCTTGGCATTGCCAATAGATGTGGGACTTACAAATAGTCATAACAAAGACTAAACAAAAATGGGTATGATGCTCACGACTCACGAGTCTCAGGACTTTGGTCAACAAATTGCAGTCGTAGAAAAGTTCTGCACATGCGAGTGAACAACAAGGATACATTGTATCCTCCTGAAATCATccttctaaattgcacaaaaccgagAACCATTGCACAGGATGTCCCCAATTGACAAAGGCACCATTCCTTCCTTTCACATGTATTGGTTCTCACTTCTCAAggaaagaataaaagaaatcaATCCCATACACTCAGCTGTTCGATAACCATTCCGAAAAAAACCATTCAGTCCAAACCCAAAACAATTTTCATTTCAATACAAAGCCAAGACATCAATTAAAATTAAGAAAGCACAACTAACTTCGCcaattttgcactaatcaaccAATTACGGTATTCCATATTGTTTAGGACAGTCCTAAAAACAATTTACAAAAACAACTAACCTAACAGTAAGAAAATTCCAAAATAAGGCACACCCACAAAACCCAAATCCCCCCCCAAAACGGAGAATTCCACAGAAAAGGCAAAGGCCGTACCATTGCATATAGATTGGTGAAGCCAGTGACCAAAGTTGGGGACTTGGTGAATCGCTGTTGAAACGCATCGCTCAAATTGTGAGCCGGATCGGTGGAGATGATCAACACGGAGGATCGAACACTAGCGAGCAGGATTGAGAGAATCGAGCTACAGGTCGTTTTGCCGACACCACCTTTGCCTCCGACGAAGACCCACTTGAGGCTTTCTTGCTCCAGTATGTTCTGTACATTTCCCTCCGGTATATCTTGGTTTTCTGAAGCCATTCTTGCAACCACTTCTGATAATTTGTATTTCCACCACAACCCAGAAATCTAGAGAGGCAAGGCGGAGTTTTCACTCGATTTTGGTCTCCAATCAGTGTACAAATCGAACTCAAAGTTATGTATGTTGGTAGGTTCTTAGAGAGGATTGTTCGAAGTCACGGCACGGGGACCGTCTTACGTCCACCCGATTGTCAGTCCACCCTCAATCCACCCTTCTTAAAAACCGTTCGATTTAAAATATAAGTTTTGGAAAAGACCATCATAACCTTCACATATAATTTTAACACTCTTATTCTAATGGGGTGGACCATCCACTCTTTTGAAGGAGGTGGACCTTAGTAAAATCCCACGGCACGGGAGAAGAATTGGCGAGTGCATATATACTTTCggtgtgtatttatttttttttttttttttttttaacggggAGAGAATTCCAATTCACGTAACGTCGTCACTAGGACCATACACGTCATTTTTACCCCTCTTAAGTAATGGATACTAATTAGAGGTGATTTGATTGATAATTGTTTGGATTAGGTATATGAATACCCAAAATTTACTTTTTCATGATAGGATTATTAGTAAAGAAGTGATAGCTAAGAACTTTAAAGAGATCTGACACATAAGTGACCATGCATCTTTTGTGAATTTATGACCTAATATGTTTGTAATCGGCCCATCtagaccaaattacccttgtttCAAGGTGAAACCGTGACTTTTAAGGAGCCTTGATTCATATTTCTCTAATTTAATATGTAAaagttatttatttaattttttaatttaagtgTTAATATATCATTTTATACAatgatatttttataaattaaaaaaattaaaaaacgatGTAAAGATAGTATATTAGtgatgtgtaaataaaatttctctttattGAATGCTCTCAAGGGACAACACTTTTATTATCTAATGATCATTTTCAATAAAATGTGAATATGTGAAAATGATTTTTGGCTATGAAGTTTTTGTAAATATCATTCTTAATTTCAAATTATTCCTTTTGCCTATAATTTGCTCGACTGTgacaaagaaaatttaaagtAAGTAAACAAAACTATTTACAACAATCTCTCTCAAATAACATATTACTATACAATATTAgagaattaaattttttttgatgcattggatggGGAGGGAGATCGAAACTTAGACACAATATATAGGTGTGAGAATACATTACCAACTAAGCTGCAAGTCGTTCCCATATTAGAGAATTAAGATGGATataatatacaatattttaagtGTGCATTGGATAATCCTACGAATTTTGTATAATAATCTGTAAACCATGTATCCTATACAATATTGTACGAGCTCGAAATTTATTGGACTTGAACCTACAAGATTCTTCCAGAAGTTGATTCCTATTGATGTTGTGTGTTGATTTTCATGTCCCAATTAGGTCCATTTATTCACATTAATTTCTATGTTAAGTATATATGAACTTATACATAGTTTCCCCCGCTAGTAATGGACCTGAAAAAAGTAGGCTTTAAATTAGTTATATTCATTGCttaataattatatttcatGCTAAGATCAAACCTCTATATATACTTACTAAAATATTTAAGAGTTGATCATATCATTCGATTATTTAAGAATTCTGAAAATTTTACGATCAAAATTTGATTATATTTAAGAGTTTTGAATCTATTTAATGataatttcaaattaaaatataaaacgCAAAACCTCAAAAAATCATGTGTCAATGGTATCCAATAAAATACCACGTCCCAATACGAGAGGTGGTTCGATTGACAATCAACTggattaggcatatgtgtgtccaatgttTGATTTCTCATCCCACCAGATGCCCTCTTGTATTTCCTTTTGTTGTCTATATATCTCtgttgcttatcaaaaaagatTCGatttccaatgagaaacatatttctcagtggtatttcaaaaacaataaaataaaatatcacatGAGTACCCTACTTAATTTATATACATGTTATATGATATAGAAAAATTGGGTTTAGAATTTAAAAGTGATACCTTTAGTGAAAAAAGGGGTTTATTCTCCTTGTAAACTTAGGTAGGATTATACTAAAACCACACAAATATTGTGCTATAACTCatgctacaatatatatatatatatatatatatatatatatatatatacacacacacactgtgATGGGAAGTTGCTATTTCATTATGCTTAAATAAATTGGATGCACTAGCAACTTTGTATGCCGACTAATGATTATAAATGTATAATCTAACTCAGAAGATAAGATATTTAGCTTCAACAACCAAATCATTAGACTTTGATCAATTAAACAAGTTTTAACCAATCAAAACATGTTATTATAGCTAGTGGTTCCTAATTAATCAAGTTGAACTAGTATCAATTGAGAGTGACAAAATGTTGAATATAAACCCACCACTTGTGTTATTACTTCAACTATTAATTAAGCTAATTCCATTATATATGTCATCtcatctttgattttttatCTTTGCAGAATTGATAGCTTTGCCTCTTTTGTTCTATTCCAAGCTTGAATTAAGTATCTTGTGtttacatatgtatgtatatatatcaattaaGATGACCAAGAAGAAAGAGAACATGGGTATGAATCCTTTAATGTTGTATtgcaaattatattattataatttaaaaagtgaATTATATCAATCCATTTTGGTAACACAATACAGATgcaatttttattgtttttggttcACACATAAATATAAAAGATTATCAACTCAACAAGGCTAATTGGAACCTTAATGTGGATAGACTAGTTCAATATACgattaataaacaaaattttaagatAATATCTTAAGAATATCTATTCTTTTACCACATATCACCTAAAAACAAgattaatatttgattttcgAATATAAATCTTtaccttttgtttttaatttaaattttaaaatgtttttttttcttgagaagAAATTTTTGAAGTGGTCAATTCATACACAAACTCATAATTACATTTCTATATTAATTAAGGTGGTACATTTATTGAAGAGTTCAATTCACATTTATATATAATGGATTTGACAaatcatgttttatcattataataatcatcatcatcatcatcattatttattattcaaattataagaagtaggctatatatatatatatatatatatgactagtatatttaaaattctaaaatgAATATCATTTCACTAGCACCTTTAACGTTTATCTTTTTATTACCTCTCaccatatataaacacacacagaaAAAACTAGATATATCTTCTGTATGTATGCATATATCTACTAACTTGCAAAACAACACAAGTAAATTAATTCTTGCATCCataaaaataaccaaaaaagagaaaatggaACCTTTTTCATGAACAAATTAAATAAGTGATTGAACATTGAACCACCACTTAATTGGCCTTTTTGCTGGTCTTTGAAGGAGTAATCTTGATGACAAGGCCAGGAAAAACATCATCCGGATCATGAATATGAGGATTCTCTTCAACAATGAAAGGATCACCACACTTATCACTAATACTATTAAGAGTCTCCCCTTCTTGAACAACATAGATTTCGTCGCACGGACGGCCCGAAAATTGATCACCTCTAACAACAACCTCCTCATCACCATAACCACAGTCATCCTCTCCCAAAGAGCTCAGCAATATGAATAATACAATCACAAGGGCAATGAACCAAGAAGCTGTACCGGCTATGAACGATACCGATGTGAATAGCTCATGAGTTTTGTTCTTTGAATGAAGCTTAGAagccatgaaattaaaagagatggatcaaagaggaagagagaaagacGGTTTGAAATGTTTGTAGAGAAGGGAAATGGGGGGAGCACGAGTGAGGTGtgaatgaagaaagaaaggaaggtTGGTTTCTTTGACGGTTATTAATATAATGgagtttgtgtgtgtgttgagagagagagagagagagagagagagagaggttggtGGGCTACACGGCTACTACTGGTGTGTTAAGTGAGGTGAGTCACCTTCTTCTTTCTAATCCTAGAAAGGTTGCATGTAGAACTACTCCATTAAGGACTTCTTTATAAATATCCCTTCTGAAATTTATCCATTTATTGTTGGAGATTAATCAAAGTTAAGAGGAATGAAACTAGTTTACAATACACTAATTAATTGGATCCTAGCTAGCTCATGAGCCATTGGCTTTTGAGCAAATATGGGTTACCATGTCTTTTGCATTATGAACTCATGTTGAAGGTCCATTAACATAGGCTAACCATAAGGTGCAAATTCCAAGAGTGGTATTATTAGACCCTAAAGCCTAAACCCAATTAATGGATTGTGATTTGTTTGTGGTCTAAAGAGAGATCCAAATGTTTGCTATAAGCCCAATAGAAGCTACATAGGCTTGGCAAAGACCCAAAGTTGGTCATGTTTGATGCGAGCCCACAATAGGCCATagatatattaaaataaataaaaattaaagatcCAAAGTGGTCATGTTTGGGGATTTTGTCATTCTTGTAACCTCGATGACAACACCCCCGCTACGTACCTCAACGTCGACATCCTCGTAATGTCTTCACCGA contains:
- the LOC119981615 gene encoding uncharacterized protein LOC119981615 → MASKLHSKNKTHELFTSVSFIAGTASWFIALVIVLFILLSSLGEDDCGYGDEEVVVRGDQFSGRPCDEIYVVQEGETLNSISDKCGDPFIVEENPHIHDPDDVFPGLVIKITPSKTSKKAN
- the LOC119981786 gene encoding ATPase ARSA2 — its product is MASENQDIPEGNVQNILEQESLKWVFVGGKGGVGKTTCSSILSILLASVRSSVLIISTDPAHNLSDAFQQRFTKSPTLVTGFTNLYAMEVDPTVENEDMGNNNDGMDSLFSELSNAIPGIDEAMSFAEMLKLVQTMDYSVIVFDTAPTGHTLRLLQFPSTLEKGLGKMMSLKNKFGGLLSQMTRIFGMGDEFGEDAIMGRLEGMKDVIEQVNKQFKDPDLTTFVCVCIPEFLSLYETERLVQELTKFEIDTHNIIINQVLFDEEDVESKLLKARMQMQQKYLDQFYMLYDDFNITKLPLLPEEVTGVEALKSFSHHFVRPYEPSTHRNTVEELERKVSTLRQQLKDTETELEKLRKGKQKI
- the LOC119982613 gene encoding ubiquitin-related modifier 1 homolog 2 — translated: MQLTLEFGGGLELLCDSVKIHNINVALQNGIEKLTMKDLLSWVRTNLIKERPEMFMKGDSVRPGVLVLVNDCDWELSGQLDTTLEEKDVVVFISTLHGG